TTCGAATGGGCGGCCCTGACCACCAGCTCGGCATCGAGATCCCGTTCGATTCGCACGAGATCGTCGTGCATCTCGGTGAATTCACTCGCGGAACACGTCTGGTGGCCAAAGGCGGCGCGCAGGTGCCGCCTGACCTGCAAGACCCGCGCGGCCGGATCGTAGACGTAGCTGGATGAAAAGCTCAGAAAGCGGTCTTGCACGGCGGTGTCGGACGGCAAATCCGTCACCCGTACGAAGCGCGGCAGCGTCATTTCCAGGGTCTCGTCGAACTCCGCGCCGATGCACGCCCAGGGCTGAGTCCTCGCGGGCTCCGCGAGCCACGCCTGCACCTGCGAGCCCATGCCGCCGGAAAAGCTCGTCAAGGCCGGCACCGCCGTCGTGCCGTCGGTCCAGACGAAGTGCTCCACTTTCCCTTGCATCGACGTGGCGAACGGTCCATTCGTGGCGCTGAGGTCCGCCGTGCGCAATTGCGTCGTGCCGTGCAAACCCGTCTGCAACAGACGGTTCGCGGCGATCTGCTGCGTGCGTTGCCGCGTCGCGCGCCGCAACGTATTGCGCTCGATCTCGGCGGTAAAACCCGCGTCCTCCGCGCGATAAGCGTAATTCGCCGCGCCGCTTTCATCGACGTCGATCTGCACGCGCGCGCTGCGTTCGCGCAACTGCGTGGCCGGCGTGCGCGACAGGACGCCCTCGCCGACCAGCAACACCGGCCTGTCCATCACGCTCGGCGGCAGATAACCGAAGGCCGTGCCGCCCGCCGTCGTGTCCGCGTACAGCGACAGATCAGGAATCCAGACAATCGCATGATTGATCGCACTTGAGCCGTAGCCAGGCACGTCGGGCAAACTGTAGTACGGACCCAGATTGAGCAGCACCGCCTCGCTGCGGATACCGACCGCGGCCAGCAACGCGCCGTACAGCGCGACATGATCCTTGCAGTCGCCATAGCGGTTGTGCAGGATGTCGATCGCCTTGTGCGGGATCGCCGCCGTTTCGCCGAGAAACAAGGCGACGTAGCGGATATTCAAACGCATCCAGTCGTACAGTAGCTGCGCCTTCACGCGCGGGTCGGCGGTGCCGGCGGTCAGCGCTTGCGCGAGGCGGACAATCGCCGGATCGCTCGTCGTCGCGTCGGCTGCGGGGCCGCGGTAACGCGCGGCGAAACTCGCGAAGTCCGGCACCGTCGATACCATCAGGCGGTCGCCCCAATTCGCGTAACCGACCGCGCCCGCTTCGAGCGGCGCATACGGCCCGTGCCGGTAGTCGAACTCGTAGCGGGTACGGCCGTTTGCCGTGACCGGCGGAACGGCGACATAGCCGCGCGCGTCGGCGTAGAGCGGCACGTCGGCGGGCAGATCGAAAATCAGGCGCTGCAGGTCGACGGGGTCGCGCGTCGGTTCGACGAGGTACGCGAAAGTGCCCGCCTGCAAGGGCTTCGTGCGCGTCTTGCGAAACGCCAGATGAACGCGCGAGCCCGGCTCCACGCCCGGAAAGATCACCGTGCGCAACACGCCGTCCTCGAAACTCGGCGCGCCTGCCGAGCGCGGCTCCTGCACGTCGCGGATCGCCTCGGGACCGACCGGGTGCGCGACGCCGTCCGCGTCGATCGTCTCGGCGGCCAGCAACTGCACCTGCTCGACGTCCTTGTTGAACCACACGTAGCGTTGCGCGATATCGTCGACGCCGCTCGTCGTGTTGGCGCGCATGACGGTGTCGTCGTGCTCCTCGATGGAGCCGTCTTTCTGGATCGTGAAGAGATGGACGTCGCGCTCGATCGTGGAAGGCGCGCGATCGTCGCCGGATGCGGTGGACGCACTGTCGTCGGCGAACGCGCTGACCGCGAGGCACGCGCCCAGTGCCGACCCGAGGGCCAGCCTGAGAAAAACCGCCGCGCACCGCGTCATGTGCGCCGCGTCCTGCCCCGCGCGCGCCAGGCTCGCGGACTCGAAGCGAACTCCGCGCGAAACGCGTGATTGAAATTCGACAGATCGTTGAAGCCGCAGTCGAACGCGATATCGACGACCTTCGCGCCGCCGTCCTGAAGACGCAGCGCCGCGGCGCGCAAACGCGCCCGCAGCAGGTATTGATGCGGCGTCACGCCGGTCACGCGCTGGAACGTGCGCAGAAAGTAGAACTCGCTCAAGCCCGCGGCGGCCGCGAGGCTCGTGAGCGAATGCGGCGCGCTGGGCGTGTCGTCGATCAGCCGTACAGTCTGCGCGACGCGGGAACACGCCGCGGCGCTGGCGGGCGCGGTGGGACGCGTCAAGCCGCCGGCCGCCTGCAGCGTCGCGGCGGCCAACTCGATGGCGAGTTCGTCCCATGCAGTTGCGGCACAGCCGCTTACGCCGGAACCAGCACTAGCACCGGCGTTAGCACCGGCGCCGACAGCGGAACCTGCATCAGCTCCAACTTCAGCCCCAGTTCCACCACCAGCACCGACACATGCCCGCGCGATCAACGGCGACAGCGCACGCAGCGGCGGCAAACGCGCGCGTTTGAATTGCAGATCGCCGCTCGCCAGGCCCGCATCCGCGGCAAGCCGTTCGAAGTATGCCGGCGCATAGCGAAACGCGATGCAACGATCGCCCGCCCCGTGCCGATGCCCGCACTCGAAGCAGTCACCCGTGTTGCCGAGCAGCAGCGCGCCAGGCGTGAGCAACTCGCGGCCAGTCGCCGCGCGATAGGCGAACGACCCCGCCACCACCATCGCGATGCACACGCCGCTATGCCGCTCTTCGAACGGCTGGTCGCGCGGGCCGAAGGTGCACAGGACATCCTCGACGCTCCACCCCGCGCCCCCGGCGAGCGCGCGCGCCGACGTGCCGCCGCGCGCGCCTTCCTGTTCGCGGCGGGCCAGCGCGTGTTGCAGCGTGACGGCAATTTTCCCCAAGATGCACCTCGGCTGAGTCCGTATGGTGGTTTTAGCACATCGGCGGCCGGCGTGTTTTCGTCCGTTCGCCGTTCCCGCCGATGCTCAACGATCCGGCATGAGCCGAAGGAGCAGACACGATGACCAGGCTGGAGCACAACCTCGACAGCGGCTTTCACGCCGCACTGAGCGCGCCCGCGCGCGCCGCGGACATCGCCGCCGCCGACGACCTTTACGGCTGGCTGATCGGCAGCTGGGACATGGACGTGGTGCATTACCGCGTCGACCTGGGCAGCGCGCGCCGCCGTGGCGAAATTCATTTCGGCTGGGTGCTGGAAGGCCGCGCCGTGCAGGACGTCTGGATCATGCCGCCGCTTAGCGACGAGCGACATGGCACGCCGACGGCCGGCGACGCGATGTACGGCACGACCTTGCGTGTCTGGGATCCGCTGCTGCGAGCATGGCGAGTTACGTACATCAATCCACGCACCGGCCAGCGTGACGAGTTGGTGGGCCGCCGCATCGGCGAGCATCTCGTGCAGATCGGCACACACGCCGACGGTACGCCGATTCGATGGAACTTCACCGACATCACGCGGGATTCGTTCCGTTGGACCGGCGTGGCGCTCGCGCAGGACGGCCTCACGTGGACGCTCGAGGCGGAGTTTCACGCCCGCCGCAGGCGTTCCGCTCAGCCTACGTAAGCGAGCGCGAGTTCGCGACTCGCCGCATCACTCCGTTTCGCCGAGTTGCCCGAGCAAAGCCTGCAATCTCTCGACGTGTCTGAGCAGCAGATGGCGATGCTTTTCGATCTGCTCCAGCCGTCCCGCGAGATCGGCCTGGATCGGATCGTCGAGATCGGCGGCGGCGATCACGTCTTCCACCTTGGCGCGCATGGTCGCCAGTTCAACCGGCGCGTGAGTCAGATGCCGCTCGAAACGCCGCACGTCCTGAATCGCCACGTCGCGGACCTTGCGAAAGTGCGCCTGACGCCGGTGCGTCTCCGCGTCGAGGATTTCTTCCTCGACACGTTTGGCCGGCCCCGGCTGGCCGAAAATCGGCTCGGGCGGCCGCAGCACCGTCTTCTTTCGCACGGGATGCGCCGTGCCGCGAAACCGCGCGAGCGGCTGTTCGTTGTCGATCGCTTCGCGTGCGTTGGGCGGTATGTCCTGCTCGGTGTGCGGCACGTTCATCCAGCCGCCCGGCAATCCCGTGACCGCTTCGATCCCGCGCACGAATTCCTCGCTGAATTCGCGCTGGCCGGACAAGATCAGTTTCAGATAGCTCGCGGAGAAGGTCATCATGCGCGCGAGTCGCGTCGCCGCGCCGACCTCGCGGGTCAACAGCACCAGGTTTGCTCGCCAGACCGGGAGCAGCAGTTCGTCGGAATCTTCCATCGCTGGGTCTTCCATCTTTTGCCCGATGTAGAGATCACGCGCTCGCGCGCGTTATCGTTTTGAAAGGGTAGCCGCTTCAGCGCATGGCGCGCAATCCCGGTATGCCATTGCGTGAGCGGCAATCTGTCGTAATTACACGCCACCGCGCCATTGCGCACTGTTGCCCGCCATCCGCCACCGGTGGCGGCTCGCAGCGATCACCGTGGAGAATTGACACGTGCATTCGTTCAGCGTTCCTCCGCTCTGCGCGCGCGGTGTGGCATGCTTGCAGGCGGTCGCGGCACGCCCCGTGCTAAACCGTTTGTACCCCAACACTGATTTAAGGATTTTGTAATGAAGAAGATCGTCCTCGCCATCGCCGCAGCCGTCGTCTCGCTGAGCGCCATCGCTCCCGCACAAGCTTATGAACATCATCATCGCGAGTGCCACAAGGTGCGCGTTCATCATCACTGGGAAAACCGCTGCCACTAATGGCGGTGCCATGTCCTGACCGGCACGGCACATCACAAAGCCCCGCGACATGCGGGGCTTTTTTTCGCCATTCGGATCGACGCTGGGCAGCCAGATTTCTTCAACGCGCTATATACGTTCTGCGCGAAAACGGCAGCATGCAATCACGGACACATGCTGTTACACCTTTGCGGTGTCGGCCGACGCGACCACGGCTTCGCGCAACATGCGCGGCACCGTGAATCGCGTGGAGAAGAAGAGAGACGGCGGGCGACGACGCGTGCGTCACGCCCCCTTGACGCGCTCCAACGCCTTCACGACCAGCGTTTCCAGCAGCGGCTGGACTTTCGCGGCCAGGGCTTCGTCATACGCATACGGCATGTGCTCTTCCATATACGTGATCTGCGAGAGTTCGAGTTGCAAGGCATGCACGCCTTGCGACGGCTGGCCATACTCGCGCGTGATATAGCCGCCCTTGAAGCGGCCGTTGGCGACAGCCGTATAGCCGCCGTCGAAGCGCTCGACGATAGCGGCCATCTCCTCGGCCAATCCCGCCACCGCGCTCGCGCCGTTCGAGGTGCCGAAGTTGAAATCGGGCAGACGTCCTTCGAAGAAACGCGGCACATGCGAGCGGATCGAATGCGCTTCCCACAGCAGCACCTTGCCGTGTTGCGCTTTCAGCGCCGCAAGTTCGCCTTGCAGCGCCTCGTGGTAAGGCTTCCAGTAAGCCTCGCGACGGCGCGCGACCTCGGCTTCGTCCGGCAGATGGCCGTCGAGATACAACGGCTCCTTGTCGAACGTATCGACTGGCAGCAAACCGGTCGTGTCCTGGCCCGGGTAGAGATTCGCGCCGTCGGGCGGACGGTTCAGGTCGATGACATAACGCGCGTAGGTGGGCGAGAGAATCGACGCGCCCATGCGTTTCGCGAACGCATAGAGACGGTCCAGATGCCAGTCGCAATCGTCGGTGCGCTGCGCGACGGACGTCATGGTCGCGCCGATGTCGGCCGGGATTTGCGTACCCAGATGCGGAATCGAGATGAGGAACGGCAGGCTTCCTTGATGCAGCGAGAAAACCGGCGAAGTGTTCGAAGCAGTCATGTCAGTCCGGAATCGGTGAGATCGAAGGATCGATTCAGCAGGTCATGCGAGGCGCGCCGGCACGTCGGCGCGCCGCTCATTTGAGCAGGTCGGCAAGCGCCACGCGATAGCGCGCGTATGCGCCCTCTTCATCGCGATGCCGGCGATTGTCGACGACCTTGGCGCCGCCCGCGTAAACGTCGCGAATCGGCGTTTCGCCATGCTCGCAGAATACAACGCCCGAGAGCCAGGCGTTGGGTCCATGCTCGGCGATGCTCGAATGATCCGCGTCGAGCACGAGCCAATCGGCGCGGCGGCCGGGCTGCAAGGCGCCGACCGCGCGGCCCGTCGCGAGCGCGCCGCCTGCGAGCGCGGCGTCGAACAGACGGTCGGCGACATGCGTGGCCTGCGTCGAAGCCAGCACGTTACGCTGGCGGCGAGTGAGACGCTGGCCGTATTCGAGCAATCGCAGCTCCGCGCGCCAGTCGACGCCGATGTGGCTATCCGAGCCCACGCCGATGCGTCCATGCGCGTCGAGATAGTCCTGCGCCGGGAAAATGCCGTCGCCGAGATTGGCTTCGGTGGTCAGGCACAAACCGGCGACCGCGCCGCTCCTTGCAAGCGCGAGCGTTTCGTTCGCGTCGACATGCGTGGCGTGCACGAGGCACCAGCGGCTGTCGACATCGAAGCGATCGAGCAGCCATTGCACCGGACGCGCGCCTTCGGTTTCGACGCTGGCGTCGACTTCAGCGGTCTGTTCGGCGATATGGATATGCACAGGCGCCGTGCGGTCGATGCCGCCGAGCAGCGCACGCAATGAATCCGCGGATACGGCGCGCAGCGAATGCGGCGCCACCCCATAACGCAACGCCGCGTGCTCAGGCCGCGCCGCGCGCAACGTGCCG
The nucleotide sequence above comes from Paraburkholderia sp. FT54. Encoded proteins:
- a CDS encoding DUF3857 domain-containing protein — protein: MTRCAAVFLRLALGSALGACLAVSAFADDSASTASGDDRAPSTIERDVHLFTIQKDGSIEEHDDTVMRANTTSGVDDIAQRYVWFNKDVEQVQLLAAETIDADGVAHPVGPEAIRDVQEPRSAGAPSFEDGVLRTVIFPGVEPGSRVHLAFRKTRTKPLQAGTFAYLVEPTRDPVDLQRLIFDLPADVPLYADARGYVAVPPVTANGRTRYEFDYRHGPYAPLEAGAVGYANWGDRLMVSTVPDFASFAARYRGPAADATTSDPAIVRLAQALTAGTADPRVKAQLLYDWMRLNIRYVALFLGETAAIPHKAIDILHNRYGDCKDHVALYGALLAAVGIRSEAVLLNLGPYYSLPDVPGYGSSAINHAIVWIPDLSLYADTTAGGTAFGYLPPSVMDRPVLLVGEGVLSRTPATQLRERSARVQIDVDESGAANYAYRAEDAGFTAEIERNTLRRATRQRTQQIAANRLLQTGLHGTTQLRTADLSATNGPFATSMQGKVEHFVWTDGTTAVPALTSFSGGMGSQVQAWLAEPARTQPWACIGAEFDETLEMTLPRFVRVTDLPSDTAVQDRFLSFSSSYVYDPAARVLQVRRHLRAAFGHQTCSASEFTEMHDDLVRIERDLDAELVVRAAHSKNP
- a CDS encoding AraC family transcriptional regulator, yielding MGKIAVTLQHALARREQEGARGGTSARALAGGAGWSVEDVLCTFGPRDQPFEERHSGVCIAMVVAGSFAYRAATGRELLTPGALLLGNTGDCFECGHRHGAGDRCIAFRYAPAYFERLAADAGLASGDLQFKRARLPPLRALSPLIARACVGAGGGTGAEVGADAGSAVGAGANAGASAGSGVSGCAATAWDELAIELAAATLQAAGGLTRPTAPASAAACSRVAQTVRLIDDTPSAPHSLTSLAAAAGLSEFYFLRTFQRVTGVTPHQYLLRARLRAAALRLQDGGAKVVDIAFDCGFNDLSNFNHAFRAEFASSPRAWRARGRTRRT
- the hutG gene encoding N-formylglutamate deformylase gives rise to the protein MTASNTSPVFSLHQGSLPFLISIPHLGTQIPADIGATMTSVAQRTDDCDWHLDRLYAFAKRMGASILSPTYARYVIDLNRPPDGANLYPGQDTTGLLPVDTFDKEPLYLDGHLPDEAEVARRREAYWKPYHEALQGELAALKAQHGKVLLWEAHSIRSHVPRFFEGRLPDFNFGTSNGASAVAGLAEEMAAIVERFDGGYTAVANGRFKGGYITREYGQPSQGVHALQLELSQITYMEEHMPYAYDEALAAKVQPLLETLVVKALERVKGA
- a CDS encoding formimidoylglutamate deiminase, producing the protein MTEPHKQPNQSLFAEHAYLPDGWRRNVLLAWDANGTLTAVTPDMSTPPAGVQKAAGPVLPGMPNLHSHAFQRAMAGLTEYRASGAGATDNFWSWRDLMYRFAARITPEGLASVAQWLYIEMLKAGYTSVCEFHYVHHTPAGSRYANQAELAQRVVDAASASGIGMTMLPVLYQYSGFGSRAPREDQQRFINTPESLLDLLGTLRAARPEHAALRYGVAPHSLRAVSADSLRALLGGIDRTAPVHIHIAEQTAEVDASVETEGARPVQWLLDRFDVDSRWCLVHATHVDANETLALARSGAVAGLCLTTEANLGDGIFPAQDYLDAHGRIGVGSDSHIGVDWRAELRLLEYGQRLTRRQRNVLASTQATHVADRLFDAALAGGALATGRAVGALQPGRRADWLVLDADHSSIAEHGPNAWLSGVVFCEHGETPIRDVYAGGAKVVDNRRHRDEEGAYARYRVALADLLK